A portion of the Bifidobacterium lemurum genome contains these proteins:
- a CDS encoding L,D-transpeptidase family protein, whose translation MADESVDPNRSDTTPELLWNVGDETEVIRPVSESPFTAVIDPMDDNMDALGKVKVKKKRLIWPWIVLAVVLVLGAATAGGWWFFESHALPGVSLWGNSMVGKSRQQIINAIDDQVNNTAVPVEYNGETASFTLKELGYDIDSEEIADQVVNAKRDGAWWKRYLPNEQENIEPDISLSVADGSVIDEALGTAEVTPVDAQVTLNADGNGFDVVPMQLGKGADAQAVAEQGIAAVESLGDVQPQTVTIELKDTEPAVTDTIANEAKATLDGLVSNPVEIKVNDHTIATIDAPALAASMTINANEQAKLADNETRNGYVVFNADKMQEYYNNSIKTNLQTGREDREVVVNNNGEELEVVTEGHDGVTVADGADTNIGPQLVEALANGGGSVSVEGTVDPMQTKTTKRHVVVDLSDNKVYAYENDQLIRTMSMSAGQGNSRTTGECVSGGDLCTPTGDFTIWLKYESQDMSGNLTLSDGSTSQWDVKGVGFVNYFSRSGCAIHRIATSGYVSDAAVAAMGNTSHGCVGIGWDQAEWFYNWCVMGTTVHVQV comes from the coding sequence ATGGCTGATGAGTCAGTGGACCCGAATCGCTCAGATACGACGCCTGAGCTGCTGTGGAACGTCGGAGACGAGACCGAGGTGATTCGTCCCGTGTCCGAGTCTCCGTTTACCGCGGTCATCGATCCGATGGATGACAACATGGACGCGTTGGGCAAGGTCAAGGTGAAGAAGAAGCGTCTGATTTGGCCGTGGATCGTGCTGGCCGTCGTGCTCGTGCTGGGCGCTGCCACCGCCGGCGGCTGGTGGTTCTTCGAATCCCATGCGCTGCCGGGCGTGAGCCTGTGGGGCAATTCGATGGTGGGCAAATCCAGGCAGCAGATCATCAACGCCATCGACGATCAGGTGAACAACACCGCCGTGCCGGTGGAATACAACGGCGAAACCGCTTCCTTCACGTTGAAGGAACTCGGCTACGACATCGATTCCGAAGAGATCGCCGATCAGGTAGTGAACGCCAAGCGCGACGGCGCATGGTGGAAGCGCTATCTGCCGAACGAACAGGAGAACATCGAGCCCGACATCTCACTGTCCGTCGCGGACGGCTCCGTGATCGACGAGGCTTTGGGTACGGCCGAAGTGACGCCGGTGGACGCCCAAGTGACCCTGAACGCGGATGGCAACGGCTTCGACGTGGTGCCGATGCAGCTCGGCAAGGGCGCGGACGCGCAGGCGGTGGCTGAGCAAGGCATCGCCGCGGTCGAGTCTCTGGGCGATGTCCAGCCGCAGACGGTGACCATCGAACTGAAGGATACCGAGCCCGCGGTCACCGACACCATCGCGAACGAGGCGAAGGCCACACTTGACGGATTGGTGAGCAATCCCGTGGAGATCAAGGTGAACGACCATACCATCGCCACGATCGACGCCCCCGCCCTCGCGGCCTCCATGACGATCAACGCGAACGAACAGGCCAAGCTGGCGGATAATGAAACCCGCAACGGCTATGTGGTGTTCAACGCCGACAAGATGCAGGAGTACTACAACAACTCCATCAAGACGAATCTGCAGACCGGGCGTGAGGATCGCGAAGTCGTCGTCAACAACAACGGCGAAGAGCTCGAAGTGGTCACCGAAGGCCATGACGGTGTCACCGTGGCGGACGGCGCCGATACGAACATCGGTCCGCAGCTCGTCGAAGCGCTGGCCAATGGCGGCGGCTCCGTAAGCGTCGAGGGCACCGTCGATCCGATGCAGACGAAAACCACCAAACGTCACGTGGTGGTCGATCTGTCCGACAACAAGGTCTACGCCTACGAGAACGACCAGCTGATCCGTACGATGAGCATGTCCGCCGGTCAAGGCAACAGCCGCACTACCGGCGAATGCGTCAGCGGCGGAGACCTGTGCACTCCCACCGGAGACTTCACCATCTGGCTGAAGTACGAATCGCAGGATATGAGCGGCAACCTCACCCTGTCCGATGGCTCCACCTCCCAATGGGACGTCAAGGGCGTCGGATTCGTGAACTACTTCTCCCGCAGCGGCTGCGCCATCCACCGCATCGCCACGTCCGGCTACGTCAGCGACGCGGCGGTGGCGGCGATGGGCAACACCTCCCACGGCTGCGTGGGCATCGGCTGGGACCAAGCCGAATGGTTCTACAACTGGTGCGTGATGGGCACCACCGTGCACGTGCAGGTCTGA